The sequence CATTGAGTAACATAAATTGCTGACCGCTCAGTTTGAGCGTGATTACGATTGGGTTGGAGGAGGTAATGGCGCCGTCTCCAAAGGTGTCTAAGTAAAAGTCAGCCGCTTCCGCAATTTTGCCTTTGATGGTGAGGCAAGGATAGATGGAATTGTTCATGATGGTCAATTATGTTATTAATGAGTAGTTTTTGCGATACAACTTTTTGAAGAGCTGTTGTGCTATGAGGTCTTTAACTTTTGTCATGCACTCTTTAATGAAGGGGCTGTTTTGCCTTACAACTTTTTAAAGCGCTGTTCTGCCATGCCCTCTTTAATTTTTGTCATGCACTCTTCAATGAAGGAGCTGTTTTGCCTTACGACTTCTTAAAGCGCCTTTTTTACCATACAACGACACAGGTCCATCCCCATATACCATTCAATGCAAAAGCCCGCAGGGTCAATGCTACTATCGTGAATTAATTGCTGGAAAGCATTGCCAATGGCAGGAATGTCCTTCATAAAATCATGAACGTCGATGAACAGGTACCCTCCTTTTGAGATCACTTTAGTCTCCAGGCTATGTTTGGAGAACTCACCAGGGTGCAATTCGGCTGCCGCTGCCTTATACAAAATACGACCATCTCCGGCTGGCCAGGAAAGCCCGAAATACATCCTTTTTTCGTCGAAAGGAACAAGGCTATGTAAGGTCTCATGGGCCTGCTTTACTCCTTCTGGGAAGGAGCTGGCAGAGACACAATAGACAAGTATATCGCTTTGTAAAGTAGTAGTTTCCATACTGTAAACATACGATCATTAGGAACGGTTCATAGGGGGTAAAAAAGACAATTAACAGGTAAAATACGACACCATGACTCAGCCGCTGGAAAAATATAAAAAACTGCTTTCCGACAGGTGAAAAGCACAATTAAGGAGTAAAATGCAATAACCTAAGATTCGGCAAGATGAGGGATACTCCTTTCATAACTGATGAAAGGCATGATTACCGGGTAAAACCTACAAATGACGCAGATTCTGCAAGATCTGGGATACTTCCCTGCACAACCGGTGAAAGGCATGATTACCGGGTAAAACCTACAATTGACGCGGATTCTGCAAGATCTGGGATACTTCCCTGCATAACCGGCGAAAGGCATGATTACCGGGTAATATCCAACACTATAACCCCATTCTGCATCACCATGGAAACCAGCTTCACAACCGCAATATCTGCCACCGGATCTCCCTTTACTGCAATCAGATCGGCCACATAACCAGCCCTGATATTTCCCAGCAGCGGCAAACCAAATACACTTGCATTGACAGCTGTAGCCGCATGTAGTACATCAATAGGTTTCATACCGTATTCTACCATTAGCAACATCTCACGACTATTATCACCATGTGCAAATACACCTACATCCCCTCCCATACAAATAGTAACACCTGCCTTCATCGCGTCATTAAAGATCTTGTGCTTTTGTTTTATCGCAACCGTTTCCTGGTCTATGCCTTTACGCCAGCCTTTATAACTGGCAATAGATTCAGTAGCTGTAAGTGTAGGACACAATGCAATACCTTTCTCTTTCATCAACCTGAATAATTCAGGCGTTCCCCCATCCCCATGTTCAATAGTACGCACACCCGCCTCTATAGCGCGGCGCATCCCCTCTTCAGTGCCGGAATGTACCACCACATACCGACCACTACTACCAGCTACTTCTACCGCAAGCTTAAGTTCTGTAGCCGTAAACGTAGGTGCCGGTGTTTTATTCAACCCCCATCGGTAATCTGCATATAATTTAATCACATCAGCACCATGGCCGATCTGAGATCGAATGGCTTTTGTAAGGCCATCCGTACCATCAGCTTCTTCAGCGCCAAGCGGAATATCACCATTGTATCCTTTAGGCCCATAACTACCAGTGGCAACAATAGCACGGGTAGCAACGATTAAACGGGGACCTGGAATAATACCTTTATTAATCGCTTCTTTTAAACCAGCATCATCATACATCGCCCCTTCCGTACCCAGATCCCGTGCAGTAGTGAACCCCGCCATAAGCGTAGCTCTGGCATGCACTACAGCGCGGGCCGTACGTTCCGCTCCTGATTCAGTGAGCACCTGATCATTCCAGCTGGTTTCATTATAAGGATGTAAGAAAAGATGTGAATGGCCTTCTATAAGCCCAGGCATAAGGGTCATGCCTTTCAGGTCAATAACAGTTACTTTTTCAGGCACCTGGATAGTTGCAGGATCGCCGGCAGCCACGATCTGACTATCCCTCACCAATACCCACCAGTTAGCATGCATAACAGTTCCGTCAAATACACGATCCGGTTTGAAAAGGTAAGAGGACTGGGCATTGACAGATATATTGAATAGAAGGAAAAAAGCAAAAACGACGTATCTCATATTCATTCTTTGGCTTACAGTTTAGCTGGTTATACCGCCGGCAGCAAGGAAAAAATAACAAATATTCCTTTAATAAAATTATTCCCTCTTTAAAGGAATTCCCTCCTTAAGATCCCATCATTAAAATGATTCCATCATTAATAAAAAGCGATTCCTCTTTAAAAAAGAATGATTCCTTCTTTATCACCGCACCTTAAGATACATTTTTTGATAATTCCTTAGGATATTGGTAATCTTAGAAGGATTTTTCAGCTCAAATAAATGGATAAAAAAAACAGTTATTTTGATAAAGCCTTTGGTGGTGACAATACTCCCACCCAGTTTATGAATATCCTGATCTCTGGAAGCAATTGTATTTCCACTATTATATAAATCCTCTGCAAAGCACCATGCTCCATCTCTCGCATTACTCAGTGCAAACTGGATTAACAATGAATTATTTCCTGAATGTTTGCCTAGTAAAGATAGTAAGGGAGATATTCTATTTAGCTCGTTGATCACTTCATAACTCAAGGCCGCGAGAATAGTATTAATACTATTAAAGTCCTGGTGTATTAACTGTAAAGGGGTATTATATTCTTTCGCTATTTCCACTACTGCTACGCCAAGATCCAGATTAATATGCGCATTCATACCTAACAGTAAATGCTGCAAAACCAATACAGATCTCTTTTGTAGCTGCTCAAACGTCACTTGCCATGATAAGGATACACCGGTTTTATTCTTCGCCGTCCATTCATCATAAGCCGCAATGTAACGATTGGCAAAGACCACATCCAGTCTTTCCATTCTCGGTCCATCCTGAAACTCTCCTGCTGCAATTCCTTCTTTTACACGACATGTGACTTTGTGGTATAAGGCAGCGAAATAGCCGGCCCTGTTATCTGTGGTGATAGATGTTGCGATGATCTCCTCTAACCGGGAAATCACCTCATTAATAGTTTGCGCGGGCATATTTTGGGGTTTGATAGCTACTAAGATAATAAAAAATGTCCGGCGCAGTCACGTAATGATGGATCCTGCGGCCATTCTCCCCTGCCGAAAAATCAACACTTCAATAACTTGCTCGGACCTGTTTCAGAATTGATACCCAATAAGATAAAAAAATCCCCGGCTCTAAAAGAACCGGGGATTATACTTACTAATAATATATTAACCAGCTGGCGTCACATTGCCACCAGGCCTATAATTTACTTAGTGCTATCGTCTGTACTGATCACATTACCACCAGGTAAATCCTGCATGGCATGATGCGCAGTATCGCTAAAGTCTGATTTCATACGATCCAGTAATGAAATAAACTGTTGCGCCATCTGTCCATCACGCTGCAAATCGCTGGTCATTCTGTTCTCAGGCAGACTACGATAATAGTTGATCTGCTGCTGACAATCCTTCTTGATCAGACTGGCAATCTGCTCAGCCTTCGCCTTATCACCAGCCAGGTAGTACGCATATACAGTCTGCATAGAACTGTAGTTATGCATCTGCCCCGGAGTAGTCATCGCATAAGGGAACGTGCTTTGCAACAGGTTGCTATCCGCCTTGTTCAGTGCCAGTAACGCCTGATCTTTCTTATTATCCAGCGCCAGTGCAGTACCCAGGCGGGTATAAGCATTTCTCAGATACTGAAGCAGCTTACGGTTTGGTTCGTCGAAGTAAGTAGTTGGAATATTCGCACCACCGAAGGTGAATTTATTCATCATTACATCGTACATCACCGGCACGTTCACATTCTTCTCAGCACCCATTGGATCTTCGCTTTCTTCTTTCTTCAGTGGAACCAGGCGATAGGTCAGACCATCCATACGGAGGTAGTCGTTCAGACCCAGATCGGTAGGGCTGGTGAAATAGATAGGGCGTTTCCATGCATTGGTAGCAATGATATCCAGTGCAGCCAGGTCATTCTTCAGCAGGTAGTTCTTATTTACCTGGAATGGCAGCTGTGGCAGGATACGGCTGCTGTCGTACGCACTTACAGTATTGGAAGCCAGTACTTCAGCTTTATCAACAGGAATGAACAGTCTCTTTACAGGGAGGTAGTTCATCTGCTCATTACTCTGAGTGGTTACCATCGCACGACTGTCAGTAGAACCCATGAAGTTCAGTACTTCTTTCAGGTTATAGAATTTATCCTGCGGGAAGTTACCACCATCATAGAACTGAACGTAGTTGTGGTTTTCGCCACGGTATTTATCCGCACTCCAAGTCATTGGAATAGCTGGACTCTGGTTTACCGCCTGGCGGGCCTGATCGATATACCAGTCAACACCAAGCAAGCTCAGGTTGATCACACGTACATCGGTACGAACACCTTCTACTTCCTGTGCAAACCACAGCGGGTAAGTATCGTTATCACCTACAGTGAAGAGGATCGCATTCGGCGCACATGAATTAAGGTAGTCAGAAGCCACGTCTTTAGCAATCGTTTTGGTAGAACGATCATGATCATCCCACTCCTGCGCACCCATCAGTACAGGTACTGCCAGGATACAGATCACAGTAGCGATTGGCGCAGCAACTGCCAGTTTGGTTTTGCTCTTCAGGAACTGATATACTGCCAGTACACCCAGACCAATCCACACCGCATAAGCATAGAAAGATCCTACATAAGCGTAGTCACGCTCACGTGGCTGGTTACCAGCCTGGTTTAGGTAAAGTACGATCGCGAAACCTGTGAAGAAGAACAGCAGACCTACAACAAGGGTATCGCGGCGGTGGTATTTATAATGATACAACAGACCGAATATACCTAAGAGGAATGGCAGGAGGAACAGGGTATTGTGACCCTTGTTGTTCTTCAAACTATCTGGCATGTTAGACTGGTCACCATACAGGAAGTTGTCGATGAAAGGAATACCGGAAATCCAGTTACCATCTCTCACGTTACCATAACCCTGTGTATCGTTCTGTTTACCAGCAAAGTTCCACATGAAGTAACGGAAGTACATAAAGTTAACCTGGTATTCCAGGAAGAACTTCACATTGTCGCCAAAAGTTGGCTTTTCACCCTGTTGTAAGCCCAGGAAGCTACGATAGTAGTCAGCATGGCCCTGATCGTTGGACGCGTCCCAAACACGTGGGAACAGCATTTTATCTTCTGGAGCATAAACAGGTTCCTGTTTTTTGCCGGCAACTACATATTTAGGTTTACCGTTTTCATCAAAACCGCGTGCGTACACATTGCTGGTTTCTTTGTATTCGGAAGGACGGGCAGTAAATACCTGACCATAGATCAGCGGGAAATCACCATACTGCTCACGACCCAGGTAACCAACCAGGGAGATCGGGTTATCTACGTTATACATATCTACAGCCGGATTAGCAGTAGACCTCACCATGGTGGTAATATAAGTGGAGTAACCCAGTAACAGGAAGAGCGTACAGTAGATAGTCAGCTTGGTTGCATGTACAACATTTGGTAGCAACAGGTTACCACCAGCCTGTTTAACCACCCATGGAATACCCAGTACCGCACCTGCGATGATGATCTTCAGGAATATCATACCACTACCATCAGCGTCGATGAATGCAGGGATGAGGATTACGGAAGAGATCAGGATCAATGGAGCATAAATGCCGAATTTCGGATTTTTCAGACCATAGATCAGGGCTGCAATAATTGCAATAAAGTAGAATCCAAAACCAGTGAAGAAAGGCAGGTGCAGATAGTTTACGAAGAACACATCCATATAACCGGAAGCCTTGATGGTATCCTGGATAATGAATTTCTGTATCAGACCGGTTATCGCACAACCAATAATAAACGCCCAGAAGGTACCCATTGGGGTCGCTTTGTAACGTTTAAAGTAATATACCATCACAATAGCAGGGATGGTGAGGAGGTTCAGCAGGTGGACACCAATAGAGAGCCCCATCATGAAAGCGATGAACACGATCCAGCGGTCGGCATAAGCCTCTTCGGATTCATGTTCCCATTTCAGGATAGCCCAGAATACGATGGCAGTGAAGAAAGACGACATAGCGTATACCTCACCTTCCACAGCAGAGAACCAGAATGAGTCAGAGAAAGTATAAGCGAGGGCACCTACGATACCTGCGCCCATGATAGCGATCATTTTTTCGCCGGAGATCGATTCGCCTGCCTTCACCATAAGGCGGCGTGCAAAGTGGGTAATGGTCCAAAAGAGGAACAGGATAGTGAATCCACTTGCAAGGGCAGACATCGTGTTAACACCAATAGCGGCATGCTTCTGGCCGAAGAAAATAATAAAGAGCCTACCCAACAGCACAAAAAGCGGAGCCCCTGGAGGGTGAGGGATCTGCACCTTTGCGGCGGTGCTAATAAACTCACCGCAGTCCCATAAGCTGCCGGTCGCCTCCATAGTCATAATATAGACAGTGCAGGCAATGATACAAATAACCCAACCCACAATGTTGTTGGTCCTTTTAAAATTCATAGAGATGTTTTAGGTCCGACAAAAATAGAAAAAGTGGCAAATTATGATAATTAGAGATAACAGTTTTAACTTTTTCTTTAATAAGTGAAAAAAAATGAAGATTTACAGGGATTTATGGGGTTTGGGGTGAGATTTTTTAATACCATTTTAATTCAGGGGGGCCTCTTTCCGGATAAAATCAAAAATGCCGGCCATGGGGCCGGCATAAAATCAGTTAAATATGACTCTGACCGTCTGGTAAAACGACAGTTTCTGGTACCCGGTATTCTGCTGGCTCGTCAACTGATCCCTGCGGAACCCTTGTAAACCAAACAAACCGGCAGCATTACCTTTATTAATAGCGATCTCCAGGTAACCGGCGGCATTGAACATGGCCAGTTTATGTCCTTCCGGTACATCGGAATAGGTTTCACTGAGGGAGGAAATGACTTCATCCCTGCGGAAAAAGATAGAGAACTTTCTATTCTGGCGCTGCTCTTCGAACTGTTTGCGGGTGATATTCACTACAACATTTTCGAAGTTGTCGATATGAATGATCTGACCATCGATATAATCCTGCCCGGTCATGGGCTGTAAGTTATTCTTAATAACGTATTCGTTTGCCTGTTCTCCCAGGTCAGCTAATTTCTTACCGCTTTTGAGATCATTGAATGCCTGAGCAAAACGTCTCAGTATACCAAAGGTATCTTTCGCCTGATCTTTTCCGAGCGGTAATTTGACAACTACTCCAGGTAACCCTTCTGCAATCATGGTAATCAGCCCGTTATCTGCGCAGGCGATATATTGACCATTGTGCTGAGCGAGCAACACATGATCTGCTTTTCTATCGAACAGATTAATGAGTACCATATGAAATGTACCTGCTGCAAAATGCGCGAAAGCACCTTTACAGATATACGTAGCCTGCGGCAGGTTGAACGGAGAAATCTGGTGAGTAACGTCCACTAACTGAGCACCGGGACAGTCCTGCGACAGCTGCCCTTTCATGGCGCCGACGAGGTAATCCTGTAAACCGATATCTGATGTTAGTGTTATAATGGACATTCGTGATTATTAGATTCGCTTTATCTCCAAATTTGATGCCATTGAAGACTGGCGTTGATTTTAATGCAAAGTAAGATAATATTTAGATGCGGGAGACTGTCAATATGAAAATACTTGTTCAGATGTGTATAACTCTGTGAACTTGTATAGATAAGGGTTTGGGGCGGTGTAAAGAAAATCCGGAACTGGAAAATAGTCAGTTCCGGATTGAATGTCAATTATTTTAAAGGAGAATTTGGTTCTTTCTTAAAGTGGTTGTACACCATTCCATCCAGGAATCCGGGTAGTAGTTTACTCAGTAACACGGTCAGTTTTCCCTGTCCTGTCAATACCAATGTACGTTTACGTTTAGCAATCGATTTATTGATAGCTGAAGCAACGGCTTCGGCGGTCATGAGTTTTCCTTCATCAAGGGGTGTTTCGCCCTGTACGTTACCTTTTTCGTTCAGTGCCGTGTTGCGGATATTGGAGGCAGTAAAGCCCGGGCATACCCACATTACGTTTACGCCTGTATGCAGGAGTTCTGTTCTCAGCGATTCCAGGAAGCCCTGCATGGCGAACTTGCTGGCAGAGTAACCGGTTCTGCCGGGAAGGCCACGGTAACCGGCGATGGAAGATACGCCGACGATGGTTCCTTTATTTTCGAGGATGGAAGGTAATGCATAATTTGTACAATACACGGTTCCCCAGAAATTGATATCCATTAGTTGTTTTAACACAGACAAATTGACACCATTGAAGAGGGCGCGCATAGAGATACCTGCATTGTTGATGAGGATATCTATTTTACCGAAATGGGCAATAGTTTGTCCAATAAAAGCTTTACAATCATCCTCTTTACTGACATCGGCGACATAGGTAAACAGGGCATTTGTTTTCAGCTCATCGTTTAAGGCCTGCAGGGCGTCCTGCTTGCGGCCACATACGGCGACTTTGGCGCCGGAGCGAAGGAGGTCAATTGCGATGGCTTTTCCTATACCGGAAGTTCCGCCGGTGATAACGGCTACTTTGTTTTCGAAAGGTTGTTGCATTAGAAATTTTTAGCAATCACAAAAATAAGTGGGATATTGGATAATATGAGATTTTGTTTGTGAAGAGCGGGTAAAATTGTGAGTATGTTTTAAAAAAAGTTGTCAAAAAGTTGGGAGATATTAAATAATTCCTATCTTTGCACTCCCAATAACGAACGGGGTATGATTCCGTAGCTCAGTTGGTAGAGCAATACACTTTTAATGTATGGGTCTTGGGTTCGAGTCCCAACGGGATCACAGGAATTAAAAAAGCCTCAGGTTCAAGGACTTGGGGCTTTTTTAATTTTATAAGATTTGCATAACGGATTCATTATCAACCTCGATTAGGTTCAAGTCCCAATAGGGAGTTTGTCAACCACAAGCCTCAATAATTTATTATCTGGTAGCAATTCTTCAAATAGACTCGTTTCGTGTGTTACGCTTGTTCTATGGCGAGGATCACGCGCACGGCCATAACCATAAATATTACAGTCAAACTCCTCCAATAACTCTGTTATACAAATTATAGATCTTTAGAAATTTTGTAAATTTATAACGTGGACAATTGGGCTTAATCATATTTAGAATGTTATTGAATTTGACTATAGTTATGTGACATTCTCCTTTGCATATTAAGTACAAGTGAAAAGGCCTTTTCTGGAAATCCAGTAAAGGCTCTTTCAGCTGTAATTACTACAAGATCATCTGAAGGAAATCAGGGGCTAAGCAATTGAATCTATACAGCGGTTTCACCAGGTGCTCCAGGAATAGCATTGGCACACGAACTAGGGGACACTTTTCAATTAGGAGATAATTTTCCTCAATCTACAGGTGGATTTAATGGATTATCCACCTGGAGGTCTTATC is a genomic window of Chitinophaga sp. LS1 containing:
- a CDS encoding DUF2723 domain-containing protein; amino-acid sequence: MNFKRTNNIVGWVICIIACTVYIMTMEATGSLWDCGEFISTAAKVQIPHPPGAPLFVLLGRLFIIFFGQKHAAIGVNTMSALASGFTILFLFWTITHFARRLMVKAGESISGEKMIAIMGAGIVGALAYTFSDSFWFSAVEGEVYAMSSFFTAIVFWAILKWEHESEEAYADRWIVFIAFMMGLSIGVHLLNLLTIPAIVMVYYFKRYKATPMGTFWAFIIGCAITGLIQKFIIQDTIKASGYMDVFFVNYLHLPFFTGFGFYFIAIIAALIYGLKNPKFGIYAPLILISSVILIPAFIDADGSGMIFLKIIIAGAVLGIPWVVKQAGGNLLLPNVVHATKLTIYCTLFLLLGYSTYITTMVRSTANPAVDMYNVDNPISLVGYLGREQYGDFPLIYGQVFTARPSEYKETSNVYARGFDENGKPKYVVAGKKQEPVYAPEDKMLFPRVWDASNDQGHADYYRSFLGLQQGEKPTFGDNVKFFLEYQVNFMYFRYFMWNFAGKQNDTQGYGNVRDGNWISGIPFIDNFLYGDQSNMPDSLKNNKGHNTLFLLPFLLGIFGLLYHYKYHRRDTLVVGLLFFFTGFAIVLYLNQAGNQPRERDYAYVGSFYAYAVWIGLGVLAVYQFLKSKTKLAVAAPIATVICILAVPVLMGAQEWDDHDRSTKTIAKDVASDYLNSCAPNAILFTVGDNDTYPLWFAQEVEGVRTDVRVINLSLLGVDWYIDQARQAVNQSPAIPMTWSADKYRGENHNYVQFYDGGNFPQDKFYNLKEVLNFMGSTDSRAMVTTQSNEQMNYLPVKRLFIPVDKAEVLASNTVSAYDSSRILPQLPFQVNKNYLLKNDLAALDIIATNAWKRPIYFTSPTDLGLNDYLRMDGLTYRLVPLKKEESEDPMGAEKNVNVPVMYDVMMNKFTFGGANIPTTYFDEPNRKLLQYLRNAYTRLGTALALDNKKDQALLALNKADSNLLQSTFPYAMTTPGQMHNYSSMQTVYAYYLAGDKAKAEQIASLIKKDCQQQINYYRSLPENRMTSDLQRDGQMAQQFISLLDRMKSDFSDTAHHAMQDLPGGNVISTDDSTK
- a CDS encoding SAM-dependent chlorinase/fluorinase; the encoded protein is MSIITLTSDIGLQDYLVGAMKGQLSQDCPGAQLVDVTHQISPFNLPQATYICKGAFAHFAAGTFHMVLINLFDRKADHVLLAQHNGQYIACADNGLITMIAEGLPGVVVKLPLGKDQAKDTFGILRRFAQAFNDLKSGKKLADLGEQANEYVIKNNLQPMTGQDYIDGQIIHIDNFENVVVNITRKQFEEQRQNRKFSIFFRRDEVISSLSETYSDVPEGHKLAMFNAAGYLEIAINKGNAAGLFGLQGFRRDQLTSQQNTGYQKLSFYQTVRVIFN
- a CDS encoding DUF5995 family protein, whose protein sequence is MPAQTINEVISRLEEIIATSITTDNRAGYFAALYHKVTCRVKEGIAAGEFQDGPRMERLDVVFANRYIAAYDEWTAKNKTGVSLSWQVTFEQLQKRSVLVLQHLLLGMNAHINLDLGVAVVEIAKEYNTPLQLIHQDFNSINTILAALSYEVINELNRISPLLSLLGKHSGNNSLLIQFALSNARDGAWCFAEDLYNSGNTIASRDQDIHKLGGSIVTTKGFIKITVFFIHLFELKNPSKITNILRNYQKMYLKVR
- a CDS encoding SDR family oxidoreductase produces the protein MQQPFENKVAVITGGTSGIGKAIAIDLLRSGAKVAVCGRKQDALQALNDELKTNALFTYVADVSKEDDCKAFIGQTIAHFGKIDILINNAGISMRALFNGVNLSVLKQLMDINFWGTVYCTNYALPSILENKGTIVGVSSIAGYRGLPGRTGYSASKFAMQGFLESLRTELLHTGVNVMWVCPGFTASNIRNTALNEKGNVQGETPLDEGKLMTAEAVASAINKSIAKRKRTLVLTGQGKLTVLLSKLLPGFLDGMVYNHFKKEPNSPLK
- a CDS encoding metal-dependent hydrolase family protein, which gives rise to MRYVVFAFFLLFNISVNAQSSYLFKPDRVFDGTVMHANWWVLVRDSQIVAAGDPATIQVPEKVTVIDLKGMTLMPGLIEGHSHLFLHPYNETSWNDQVLTESGAERTARAVVHARATLMAGFTTARDLGTEGAMYDDAGLKEAINKGIIPGPRLIVATRAIVATGSYGPKGYNGDIPLGAEEADGTDGLTKAIRSQIGHGADVIKLYADYRWGLNKTPAPTFTATELKLAVEVAGSSGRYVVVHSGTEEGMRRAIEAGVRTIEHGDGGTPELFRLMKEKGIALCPTLTATESIASYKGWRKGIDQETVAIKQKHKIFNDAMKAGVTICMGGDVGVFAHGDNSREMLLMVEYGMKPIDVLHAATAVNASVFGLPLLGNIRAGYVADLIAVKGDPVADIAVVKLVSMVMQNGVIVLDITR